In the Mycolicibacterium thermoresistibile genome, one interval contains:
- a CDS encoding MOSC domain-containing protein, with translation MSTVVSVNIAQRYSDGPNGRSGIDKRPTTAAVAVRAPGDRRSGPGSGLDGDLIGNRRYHGGDDQAVYAYAREDLDGWERTLDRDLANGMFGENLTTLGVDVTGAVIGERWRLGSDGLVLEVSRPRTPCRTFTTFLGIRGWADTFTRAGKPGAYLRVINPGRVRAGDPVTVTDRPDHGVTIGLVFRAMMSEPGLLPDILVADALAPEVRRRARRRLGMAR, from the coding sequence GTGTCGACTGTCGTATCGGTGAACATCGCTCAGCGCTACTCGGATGGTCCGAACGGGCGATCCGGTATCGACAAACGACCCACCACGGCGGCCGTGGCGGTGCGCGCGCCGGGTGACCGCCGCAGCGGGCCGGGCAGCGGGCTGGACGGCGACCTGATCGGAAACCGTAGATATCACGGCGGCGACGATCAGGCCGTCTACGCCTATGCACGCGAGGACCTCGACGGCTGGGAGCGGACGCTGGACCGCGACCTGGCAAACGGCATGTTCGGCGAGAACCTCACCACCCTCGGCGTCGATGTGACCGGCGCGGTGATCGGCGAGCGGTGGCGGCTGGGGTCGGACGGGTTGGTCCTGGAGGTGTCCCGCCCCCGGACGCCCTGCCGGACCTTCACCACATTCCTCGGTATCCGGGGTTGGGCCGACACCTTCACCCGCGCCGGTAAGCCGGGCGCCTACCTGCGGGTGATCAATCCGGGACGGGTCCGCGCCGGCGATCCCGTCACCGTCACCGACCGCCCCGACCACGGCGTCACGATCGGACTGGTGTTTCGCGCCATGATGTCCGAACCCGGACTCCTGCCGGACATCCTGGTCGCGGACGCCCTGGCCCCGGAAGTCCGGCGCCGGGCCCGGCGCCGTCTCGGGATGGCGCGCTGA
- a CDS encoding NADH:flavin oxidoreductase, translating into MTDLSAPLRFAHGPTWRNRLALAPLTNMQSNADGTLHDDEHHWLVRRAEGGFAMVMTCAAHVSQAGQAFPGQLGVWHDRHLPGLTRLAAGIRAAGAVATVQLHHGGRRAEARLTGLPVVAPWDDPDKGVTALTTAQVEQVVQDFVDAAVRAEKAGFDGAEIHGAHGYLVAQFLDVRHNHRTDRYGGSPENRFRIVHEIIAGIRAATSPDFQLGLRLSPERYGIVLDEARALAGEVLADGQLDYLDLSLWDAFKEPYEEAHRGRRLIELFMDLPRGDTRVGVAGKITDAESARRCLDSGADFVLIGKAAIVHHDFARQVLADPAYRAAPLPVSAEHLAAEAVGPRFVDYLASNWDDFVSTG; encoded by the coding sequence ATGACCGATCTGTCCGCACCGCTGCGGTTCGCGCACGGGCCCACCTGGCGCAACCGGCTGGCGTTGGCGCCGTTGACCAACATGCAGAGCAACGCCGACGGCACTCTGCATGACGACGAGCACCACTGGCTGGTCCGGCGGGCCGAGGGCGGTTTCGCGATGGTGATGACCTGCGCGGCCCACGTCAGCCAGGCCGGGCAGGCGTTCCCGGGACAGCTCGGGGTGTGGCACGACCGCCACCTTCCGGGGCTGACCCGGCTGGCCGCCGGGATACGCGCGGCCGGTGCGGTCGCCACGGTCCAGCTGCACCACGGGGGCCGCCGCGCCGAAGCCCGGCTGACCGGATTGCCGGTCGTGGCGCCGTGGGACGATCCGGACAAGGGCGTCACCGCGCTGACGACGGCGCAGGTCGAGCAGGTGGTCCAGGATTTCGTCGACGCCGCCGTCCGGGCCGAGAAGGCAGGCTTCGACGGCGCCGAGATCCACGGCGCCCACGGATATCTGGTGGCCCAGTTCCTCGACGTCCGGCACAATCACCGCACCGACCGGTACGGCGGGTCACCCGAGAACCGGTTCCGCATCGTGCACGAGATCATCGCCGGGATCCGGGCCGCCACGTCACCGGACTTCCAACTCGGCCTGCGGTTGTCCCCCGAGCGTTACGGCATCGTCCTCGACGAGGCGCGGGCGCTGGCGGGGGAGGTGCTGGCCGACGGTCAGCTGGACTACCTCGATCTGTCGCTGTGGGACGCGTTCAAGGAGCCGTACGAGGAGGCCCACCGTGGCCGCCGGCTGATCGAGCTGTTCATGGACCTGCCCCGCGGCGACACCCGGGTCGGGGTGGCCGGCAAGATCACCGATGCCGAGTCGGCGCGCCGGTGTCTGGACAGCGGCGCCGATTTCGTCCTGATCGGCAAGGCGGCGATCGTCCACCACGACTTCGCCCGTCAGGTGCTGGCCGACCCGGCCTATCGGGCTGCGCCGCTGCCGGTGTCAGCCGAGCACCTCGCCGCCGAGGCGGTCGGCCCCCGGTTCGTCGACTACCTCGCGTCGAACTGGGACGACTTCGTCAGCACGGGTTGA
- a CDS encoding three-helix bundle dimerization domain-containing protein, with amino-acid sequence MAQISESMLIDQVVERLAARYTDVAPERVADVVHNAHARFEQSPIREFVPLLVERRARAELSRDSELLVSAS; translated from the coding sequence GTGGCGCAAATCAGCGAGTCCATGCTGATCGACCAGGTCGTGGAGCGACTGGCAGCCCGCTACACCGACGTCGCGCCCGAGCGGGTGGCTGACGTGGTGCACAACGCCCACGCCCGGTTCGAGCAGTCTCCGATACGCGAATTCGTCCCGTTGCTCGTGGAGCGGCGCGCCCGCGCCGAACTGTCCCGCGACTCCGAACTGCTGGTGTCGGCGTCCTGA
- a CDS encoding mechanosensitive ion channel family protein, with protein sequence MDLGFTPATWVALEWTETSQHWLIEVPIRIVAYLVAALIARLVLHRMIDRATGRMGRSDGHPHTRPLLLRPLRDRKSSGATSQKIAERRQQRAKTIGSVLKSTVSIVLIIWVSLAILSVLGVNIAPFIASAGVVGLAIGFGAQNLVRDFVTGVFMLLEDQYGVGDIVDLGEVVGQVETVGLRITTVRDIDGTLWYVRNGEILRVGNMSQEYAVARVEVPVALTVDVDRAEQVAVEAAERALADESLADKVLGKPEMLGIQELSPDLLTLRMTVKTRPNEQWAVQRRLRREILRAYDEHGIDLPYPRGRIHAVVGESR encoded by the coding sequence ATGGATCTTGGCTTCACGCCCGCCACCTGGGTCGCACTCGAATGGACGGAGACGAGTCAGCACTGGCTGATCGAGGTGCCGATCCGCATCGTCGCCTACCTCGTCGCGGCACTGATCGCCAGGCTCGTGCTGCACCGGATGATCGACCGCGCCACCGGCCGCATGGGCAGATCCGACGGACATCCGCACACCAGGCCGCTGCTGCTGCGGCCGCTGCGCGACCGTAAGTCCTCCGGCGCGACCAGCCAGAAGATCGCCGAGCGGCGGCAGCAACGAGCCAAGACGATCGGCTCGGTGCTCAAGTCGACGGTGTCGATCGTGCTGATCATCTGGGTCAGCCTGGCGATCCTCAGCGTGCTGGGAGTGAACATCGCCCCGTTCATCGCGTCGGCGGGCGTCGTCGGCCTGGCGATCGGCTTCGGCGCGCAGAACCTGGTGAGGGACTTCGTCACCGGGGTGTTCATGCTGCTCGAGGACCAGTACGGGGTCGGCGACATCGTGGACCTCGGCGAGGTCGTCGGCCAGGTGGAGACCGTCGGGTTGCGCATCACCACCGTCCGCGACATCGACGGCACCCTGTGGTACGTCCGCAACGGCGAGATCCTGCGGGTCGGGAACATGAGTCAGGAGTACGCCGTGGCGCGGGTCGAGGTGCCGGTGGCGCTGACGGTCGATGTGGACCGCGCCGAGCAGGTGGCGGTGGAGGCGGCCGAGCGGGCCCTCGCCGACGAGTCGCTGGCCGACAAGGTGCTGGGCAAGCCGGAGATGCTCGGCATTCAGGAGCTGTCCCCGGATCTGCTCACACTGCGGATGACGGTGAAGACCCGCCCCAACGAGCAGTGGGCGGTGCAGCGCCGGCTGCGCCGGGAGATCCTGCGCGCCTACGACGAACACGGCATCGACCTGCCGTACCCGCGGGGCCGCATCCACGCCGTCGTCGGCGAGTCCCGGTAG
- a CDS encoding YciI family protein, whose translation MARYMLIMRSTPEAGQEMENVDFDEIIAAMGRYNEELIKAGVMRGGEGLAGPEEGFVVNFDQNPPVVTDGPYPDARELFNGFWILEVSSKDEARQWAAKCPLGPGARLEVRRINDVEDFPQDNEWIQKEIRYREEGVWA comes from the coding sequence ATGGCGCGATACATGCTGATCATGCGGTCCACCCCCGAAGCGGGGCAGGAGATGGAGAACGTCGACTTCGACGAGATCATCGCGGCGATGGGCCGTTACAACGAGGAACTGATCAAGGCCGGGGTGATGCGCGGCGGGGAGGGCCTGGCCGGCCCCGAGGAGGGGTTCGTCGTGAACTTCGACCAGAACCCGCCGGTGGTGACCGACGGCCCCTACCCCGACGCCCGAGAACTGTTCAACGGGTTCTGGATTCTCGAGGTGTCCTCCAAGGACGAGGCCAGGCAGTGGGCGGCGAAATGCCCGCTCGGCCCCGGCGCCCGGCTCGAGGTGCGCCGGATCAACGACGTCGAGGACTTCCCGCAGGACAACGAATGGATCCAGAAGGAGATCCGGTACCGCGAGGAGGGTGTCTGGGCCTGA
- a CDS encoding long-chain-fatty-acid--CoA ligase, translated as MSSSTPHPNTALTWVEQVGKHARSQPDRPALRFRGATTTWAQLEERSRKLATALESRGVGHGDRVLILLTNRPEFVETLVAVNRLGAIAVPVNFRLVAAEVAYLAQNSGAGAVVVEQDLAPLVAGVREQRSDVACLVVGSDPDGAGPGAELYTDAVASAAPHPGTGPDDLRTCALIMYTSGTTGRPKGAMLSYQNLLGQTLTLTRAYNFVRNDEVVAVTSPMFHIAAIGALVPNLILGYPTVITPTGGFDAEEFLDLLESEGVTNAFLVPTQWQALCSSPTVRDRKLRLRTISWGASPATPALLRAMAEVFPDAANVCTFGQTEMSPVTTVLDGADTIEKLGSVGRPVPLVDARIVDADMNDVPQGEVGEIVYRGPQTMLGYWDNPEETAKAFRGGWFHSGDLVRADEDGYLYVVDRLKDMIISGGENVYCTEVEAAIAEHLKVREVAVVGAPHPKWGETPVAVVVPRDPDDPPGSDELIEFTSTRLASYKKPTRVVVVDALPRNASGKVLKAPLRDAVRDDS; from the coding sequence ATGAGCAGCTCGACACCGCACCCGAACACCGCCCTGACCTGGGTTGAACAGGTCGGCAAACACGCCCGCAGCCAACCCGACCGTCCGGCCCTGCGGTTCCGCGGCGCCACCACCACGTGGGCGCAACTCGAGGAGCGGTCCCGCAAGCTGGCCACCGCGCTGGAGAGCCGGGGCGTCGGCCACGGCGACCGGGTGCTGATCCTGCTCACCAACCGACCCGAGTTCGTCGAGACGCTGGTCGCGGTGAACCGGCTCGGCGCGATCGCGGTCCCGGTGAACTTCCGGCTGGTCGCCGCGGAGGTGGCCTACCTGGCGCAGAACTCCGGCGCCGGAGCGGTGGTGGTGGAACAGGACCTGGCACCGTTGGTGGCCGGGGTGCGTGAGCAACGCTCCGATGTGGCGTGTCTGGTCGTCGGCAGCGACCCGGACGGCGCCGGGCCGGGCGCCGAGCTCTACACCGACGCGGTCGCGTCGGCCGCGCCGCACCCCGGAACCGGCCCCGACGATCTGCGGACCTGCGCGCTGATCATGTACACGTCGGGCACCACGGGCCGGCCCAAGGGCGCCATGCTGAGCTACCAGAACCTGCTCGGCCAGACGCTGACCCTCACCCGGGCCTACAACTTCGTGCGCAACGACGAGGTGGTCGCGGTGACCTCGCCGATGTTCCACATCGCCGCGATCGGCGCCCTGGTGCCCAATCTGATTCTCGGCTATCCCACGGTGATCACCCCCACCGGCGGTTTCGACGCCGAGGAGTTCCTCGACCTGCTCGAGTCGGAGGGGGTGACCAACGCGTTCCTGGTGCCGACCCAGTGGCAGGCGTTGTGCTCCAGCCCCACCGTGCGGGACCGCAAGCTGCGGTTGCGCACCATCTCCTGGGGCGCCTCACCGGCGACGCCGGCGCTGCTGCGGGCGATGGCGGAGGTGTTCCCCGACGCCGCCAACGTCTGCACTTTCGGGCAGACCGAGATGTCTCCGGTGACAACCGTTCTCGACGGCGCCGACACGATCGAGAAACTGGGTTCGGTGGGCAGGCCGGTACCGCTGGTCGATGCCCGCATCGTGGACGCCGACATGAACGATGTCCCGCAGGGCGAGGTCGGCGAGATCGTCTACCGCGGACCGCAGACGATGCTGGGCTACTGGGACAACCCGGAGGAGACCGCGAAGGCGTTCCGCGGCGGCTGGTTCCACTCCGGTGATCTGGTGCGCGCCGATGAGGACGGCTACCTCTACGTCGTCGACCGGCTCAAGGACATGATCATCTCCGGTGGGGAGAACGTCTACTGCACCGAGGTGGAAGCCGCCATCGCCGAACATTTGAAGGTGCGGGAGGTCGCCGTGGTGGGCGCGCCGCACCCGAAATGGGGCGAGACGCCGGTCGCCGTCGTCGTCCCCCGCGATCCGGACGATCCGCCCGGATCGGACGAACTGATCGAGTTCACCTCGACCAGGCTGGCGTCCTACAAGAAGCCGACCCGGGTCGTGGTGGTGGACGCCCTGCCCCGCAACGCCTCCGGGAAGGTGCTCAAGGCGCCGCTGCGGGACGCCGTCCGAGACGACAGCTAG
- a CDS encoding glycoside hydrolase family 6 protein, with protein sequence MSTAAHAAARSILPLLTVAAVAVGVLTGTAPGTTPAIRLVSDANPLAGHTFYVNPDSKAARAAKGDPSPELDIIVNTPTAYWMDHLSSPAVDAKYIADAQAAGEMPILALYGIPHRDCGSYAAGGFGSAAAYRGWIDGVAAAIGSGPAAVILEPDALAMSGCLSSEQRQERFELIRYAVDTLTRNPATAVYIDAGHPRWVSVEDMAGMLNEVGVARARGFSLNTANFFTTEESIGYGEAISGLTGGAHYVIDTSRNGAGPLDSDAWCNPPGRALGAFPTTATAGAHADAYLWIKRPGESDGACNGHPPAGTFVARYAVELVRNAGL encoded by the coding sequence ATGTCTACAGCCGCGCACGCCGCCGCCCGGTCGATCCTTCCCCTCCTGACCGTCGCCGCTGTGGCCGTGGGTGTGCTCACGGGGACCGCTCCCGGGACCACACCGGCGATCCGGCTGGTCAGCGACGCGAACCCGCTCGCCGGGCACACCTTCTACGTGAACCCGGACTCGAAGGCCGCGCGCGCCGCGAAAGGTGATCCCAGCCCGGAACTGGACATCATCGTCAACACCCCGACCGCGTACTGGATGGACCATCTGTCCAGCCCCGCCGTCGACGCGAAGTACATCGCCGACGCGCAGGCGGCCGGGGAGATGCCGATCCTGGCGCTGTACGGCATCCCGCACCGCGACTGCGGCAGCTACGCCGCCGGCGGATTCGGCTCCGCGGCCGCCTACCGCGGGTGGATCGACGGAGTGGCCGCCGCCATCGGCTCGGGCCCGGCCGCGGTCATCCTCGAACCCGATGCGCTGGCGATGTCCGGCTGCCTGTCGTCGGAGCAGCGCCAGGAACGCTTCGAGCTGATCCGGTACGCGGTGGACACGCTGACCCGCAACCCGGCGACCGCGGTGTACATCGACGCCGGCCACCCACGTTGGGTGAGCGTCGAGGACATGGCCGGCATGCTCAACGAGGTCGGCGTCGCCAGAGCGCGCGGCTTCAGCCTCAACACCGCGAACTTCTTCACCACCGAGGAGTCCATCGGCTACGGCGAGGCGATCTCCGGCCTCACCGGCGGCGCGCACTACGTGATCGACACCTCCCGCAACGGCGCCGGACCACTCGACAGCGACGCGTGGTGCAATCCACCCGGCCGGGCCCTGGGCGCCTTCCCGACCACGGCCACCGCCGGCGCGCACGCCGACGCCTACCTGTGGATCAAACGCCCCGGCGAGTCGGACGGCGCCTGCAACGGGCATCCGCCGGCGGGCACGTTCGTCGCCCGGTACGCGGTGGAACTGGTCCGCAACGCGGGCCTGTAG
- a CDS encoding class I SAM-dependent methyltransferase, producing MSRPDMEWDDMYRRGVPPPWSIGAPQPELAALLDAGPAQCPVQGTVRGEVLDAGCGEAALSLELAARGHTVVGLDCSAAAVAAATATAAERGLTTATFAQADLTEFGGYDGRFSTIIDSGLLHALPVDRRQAYLRAIHRAAAPNARLFILTFAERPFGDGHGPDGFTAEELRDTVGVLWTVDEIRPAKLYVNDFTGDLLDGPPTAYERAADGKLMFPGFLVSAHKD from the coding sequence ATGTCCAGACCCGACATGGAATGGGACGACATGTACCGCCGGGGAGTCCCGCCGCCGTGGAGCATCGGGGCGCCCCAGCCGGAGTTGGCCGCGCTCCTCGACGCGGGCCCCGCTCAGTGCCCCGTTCAGGGCACCGTGCGGGGCGAGGTGCTCGACGCGGGCTGCGGGGAGGCCGCCCTGTCCCTCGAGCTCGCCGCGCGGGGCCACACCGTCGTCGGGCTGGACTGCAGTGCGGCCGCCGTCGCCGCCGCCACCGCGACCGCCGCCGAACGCGGGCTGACCACCGCGACCTTCGCGCAGGCCGATCTCACCGAGTTCGGCGGATACGACGGCCGGTTCAGCACGATCATCGACAGCGGCCTGCTGCATGCGCTGCCGGTGGATCGACGCCAGGCCTACCTCCGGGCGATCCACCGGGCGGCCGCGCCGAACGCGCGGCTGTTCATCCTGACCTTCGCCGAGCGCCCCTTCGGCGACGGGCACGGCCCGGACGGGTTCACCGCCGAGGAGCTCCGCGACACGGTGGGCGTGCTGTGGACGGTCGACGAGATACGGCCGGCCAAGCTGTACGTCAACGATTTCACCGGAGACCTGCTCGACGGGCCGCCGACCGCCTACGAGCGGGCGGCGGACGGAAAGCTGATGTTCCCGGGGTTCCTGGTGTCCGCGCACAAGGACTGA